A stretch of the Zeugodacus cucurbitae isolate PBARC_wt_2022May chromosome 6, idZeuCucr1.2, whole genome shotgun sequence genome encodes the following:
- the LOC105221344 gene encoding protein lingerer isoform X4 — protein sequence MSTQNRNSGGGRNQKKSNSGSGGGGGGDSALQTSAKKTDVSKTEKEKSHPKPTAEQLRIAQITNSNTSEDPQMREKVATLIEMTQRSEEEVCCALYECDNDLELAVVYLLETLPVGAFETSSKKKKNKAASSGQENAGGDGEWTDTNANTDRREKSRNRSSNRGGRGGTDSRGWRGREARENERNLRDSRGGDDRNDNYRRREGGGGGGGVRSGGGRGGGYAGRGGRGGGRFGAGGRGTGGRGERGFNSRSGTNEDHHEVELWDNTIAQNAEKQQQQMQDDAWGDWDNEEYVGSLKDSKVFTTSNLPNQTAASVVSGGVSSISGVVSGGTSEISAPPGLEHHLGNSGLVGTSTSPQQQQQQGSHLNALVSNSVGIAGASPSGGNTNINDESSTVSSVVQSASASTTPMMQYSAAVTNTQLSQSQTLTQQQQQQPVLAGSSNLAATALSNTPYGSAADTFSNAATAAANLVQQVQQQQQQQQQPQGQIKASATLSVEQSQYFNSLTSQNAAAAAATTLQQQQQLPSTYAQNAAAVQYPTSYANVFGSAAVATATATSGLGVASADQTQLSGGVQQPQVRRARAKLPPPSKIPSTAVEMPGDTLNNIGYLDVQFGGLDFGTEDTFDALPEKFGAAVTIEGQQQQQQTQSQQQLVQSPQDVSTDYQNKNNVQQQQASLSAGLQSTQLGDALSTGYSQRGTAAVQQQQQQVVSGGNGVGVSVGGGSSSVGGTSNHTLDLSKSDPYGHSQSATNSTGYPTSAYQTSVSVANKTANAYQPSAAGQVYNSSSYANVQSSAANTYQPQSYGSYQQTSLNSYQQQQAAVNAQSGSNSVAGGGVNVGNSGSAAQNIPAVGGNGGNSNANNTNTGYLSTGYPTQQSAYQSSQSVYGGTGLSNSSGFTGSTNTSSSQYTNFSTSAKLKDAATASSGSHYESVSSSNVGSSSASTGNSTVSANSSTNPASSVNSNNSNVNSNSSSVAASNSVSSASSSNVNTNSSSTVSGGGSSGGSGGAGGSGAGGSSSSSNPASVVAAAAAAVSSSSNKTIASGMVPNIQMVSQYIQTGLPFYQQPVYSYEDMQMMQQRVPHVQGYYDLNYTPTSLGTGRDNLGSVAYSTMTDARFTRTDNNSSPVSNVSSTMSQQAGSGGPMLNVPFYYYGGSVMPGSFQYGTPAIYPQQIPAANTASGGQFAKPSYSTGYGSTSYDALSQASQDYTKGAYPSSVNQQTKSQNVANPPQTGTSSDITSSMYSKTHVALNKVNSYEKQNFHSGTPPPFNMPNTQTAGGTSAQPYGMYLPMPTAGHHNMIHQPIHQDSNSTGQRQQTSSQSKSAAKQGYSPSYWTGQN from the exons atgagcACACAAAATCGAAATAGCGGCGGTGGTCGCAACCAAAAGAAATCAAATTCTGGTAGTGGAGGCGGCGGAGGTGGTGATTCTGCCTTACAGACATCAGCTAAGAAAACAGATGTCTCAAAGACAGAAAAGGAAAAGTCGCATCCAAAG CCAACTGCTGAACAATTACGCATTGCCCAAATCACCAATAGTAACACATCAGAAGATCCGCAAATGCGCGAAAAAGTTGCCACACTTATTGAGATGACTCAACGTTCCGAAGAGGAAGTATGTTGCGCTTTATATGAATGCGATAACGATTTGGAGCTTGCTGTTGTATATCTTTTGGAGACCCTTCCAGTG GGAGCATTTGAAACATCttcaaagaagaaaaagaacaaAGCTGCAAGTTCCGGGCAAGAAAATGCTGGAGGTGATGGAGAATGGACTGACACCAATGCAAACACCGACAGACGTGAAAAATCACGTAATCGGAGTAGTAATCGTGGCGGACGCGGTGGTACCGATAGCCGGGGTT GGCGCGGCAGAGAGGCCCGTGAGAACGAACGTAATTTACGTGATTCACGTGGCGGCGATGATCGCAATGACAACTACCGGCGTAGAGAAGGTGGGGGAGGTGGAGGTGGTGTTAGGAGTGGTGGTGGCCGTGGCGGTGGGTATGCCGGTCGTGGAGGTCGTGGTGGCGGTCGATTTGGTGCTGGTGGCCGAGGCACTGGTGGTCGCGGTGAACGTGGCTTTAATTCTCGTTCTGGCACTAATGAAGATCACCATGAGGTGGAGTTATGGGACAACACCATTGCTCAAAATGCTGagaagcaacagcagcaaatgcAAGATGATGCTTGGGGTGACTGGGATAATGAAGAATACGTAGGTTCGCTTAAAGACAGTAAAGTATTTACCACAAGCAATTTGCCAAATCAGACGGCAGCAAGTGTGGTAAGTGGTGGTGTTAGTAGTATCAGTGGCGTTGTAAGTGGCGGTACAAGTGAGATATCGGCACCACCAGGATTGGAACATCACTTGGGCAATTCAGGATTGGTAGGCACTTCAACCTccccgcagcagcagcagcagcaaggatCTCATCTGAATGCGCTTGTCAGCAATTCAGTTGGTATTGCAGGCGCAAGTCCGTCTGGGGGTAATACCAACATAAATGACGAAAGCTCAACTGTCAGTTCAGTTGTGCAGTCTGCGTCGGCGTCTACAACTCCCATGATGCAGTATAGTGCAGCAGTTACCAACACACAACTATCCCAATCTCAGACACTGactcagcagcaacaacaacagccagtgCTAGCCGGTTCAAGCAACTTGGCTGCAACGGCTCTTAGTAATACTCCGTATGGCAGTGCAGCGGATACATTCTCTAATGCTGCTACAGCAGCTGCAAATTTGGTGCAACAagtacagcagcagcaacagcaacaacaacagcctcAAGGGCAAATTAAAGCTTCGGCAACACTTTCCGTAGAGCAATCTCAGTATTTCAATTCATTGACGTCGCAGAACGCTGCAGCCGCAGCTGCAacaacattgcaacaacaacaacagttaccATCGACGTATGCACAAAATGCGGCTGCCGTGCAATATCCAACATCATACGCAAACGTATTTGGGTCAGCTGCAGTTGCCACGGCAACAGCCACAAGTGGTCTGGGCGTAGCTAGTGCTGATCAAACGCAACTCTCAGGTGGCGTACAACAGCCTCAAGTGCGTAGAGCGCGTGCCAAACTACCACCGCCTTCGAAA ATACCATCGACCGCTGTTGAGATGCCAGGAGACACGTTGAACAATATCGGCTACCTGGATGTGCAATTTGGAGGCCTTGACTTCGGTACAGAAGATACTTTCGACGCTTTGCCAGAGAAGTTTGGTGCTGCTGTGACGATTGAaggtcaacagcagcagcaacaaacacaaTCGCAACAGCAATTGGTACAATCGCCACAGGATGTGTCAACTGATTATCAAAACAAGAacaatgtgcaacaacaacaagcatcatTGTCGGCAGGGTTACAGAGTACACAACTG GGTGACGCATTATCAACTGGCTACTCACAACGTGGTACAGCAGCtgtgcagcaacagcaacagcaggtTGTTAGCGGTGGAAATGGAGTTGGTGTAAGTGTTGGTGGTGGTAGCTCCTCTGTTGGTGGCACTTCCAATCACACATTGGATTTGAGTAAAAGCGATCCATACGGTCATTCACAGAGTGCTACTAACTCAACTGGCTATCCAACGAGCGCTTACCAAACTAGTGTGTCTGTAGCAAACAAGACTGCTAATGCTTATCAGCCATCCGCTGCCGGGCAAGTTTACAACAGCAGTAGTTACGCAAATGTGCAG TCCTCCGCGGCAAATACATACCAACCGCAATCGTACGGTTCGTATCAGCAGACTTCGTTGAATTCCTATCAGCAGCAGCAGGCGGCAGTGAACGCGCAGTCGGGATCGAATTCTGTAGCGGGAGGCGGTGTAAACGTTGGAAACAGTGGAAGTGCGGCACAAAACATTCCTGCAGTTGGTGGCAACGGCGGCAATAGTAAtgcaaa CAATACAAATACTGGATATTTGTCAACCGGCTACCCAACACAACAAAGCGCGTACCAGTCCAGCCAAAGTGTATACGGTGGAACTGGTCTCTCAAATAGTTCAGG GTTCACCGGTAGCACAAATACTTCGTCCTCTCAATACACTAACTTTAGTACAAGTGCGAAATTGAAGGATGCGGCAACAGCGTCTAGTGGTTCGCATTACGAAAG TGTCTCATCTAGCAATGTTGGCAGCAGTAGTGCATCAACTGGGAACTCGACAGTGTCTGCTAATTCGTCGACCAATCCGGCTTCGTCGGTTAACT CCAACAATTCGAATGTGAACAGCAACAGCTCGAGCGTGGCGGCAAGTAATAGTGTAAGCAGTGCTAGCAGCAGTAATGTGAATACGAATAGCAGCAGCACTGTTAGTGGCGGTGGCAGCAGTGGTGGTAGTGGTGGTGCTGGGGGCAGTGGTGCCGgtggcagtagcagcagcagcaaccctGCATCTGTAGTGGCCGCAGCAGCTGCGGCTGTTTCATCGTCTTCAAATAAGACAATCGCTAGCGGAATGGTGCCCAACATCCAAATGGTTAGTCAATATATTCAGACTGGATTGCCATTCTATCAGCAACCAGTTTATTCTTACGAGGATATGCAAATGATGCAACAGAGAGTGCCACACGTG CAAGGTTATTACGATCTCAACTACACTCCGACTAGTTTGGGCACCGGCCGAGATAATTTGGGTTCTGTAGCATATTCTACGATGACTGATGCACGTTTTACAAGAACGGACAATAATTCTAGCCCAGTTAGCAAt GTTTCAAGTACAATGTCACAGCAAGCAGGCTCGGGCGGCCCCATGCTAAATGTTCCTTTCTACTACTATGGTGGAAGTGTTATGCCTGGCAGTTTTCAGTATGGCACACCGGCAATTTATCCG CAGCAAATTCCTGCTGCTAATACAGCGTCGGGTGGTCAATTCGCAAAGCCTTCTTACAGTACTGGTTACGGTTCGACCAGCTACGATGCGTTGTCGCAAGCTTCACAAGATTACACAAAGGGCGCTTATCCGTCGAGCGTAAATCAGcaaacaaaatcacaaaatgTAGCGAATCCGCCCCAAACCGGAACAAGCTCGGACATAACATCGTCCATGTATAGTAAGACACACGTTGCGCTGAACAAAGTCAAT TcgtatgaaaaacaaaatttccattCGGGCACTCCGCCACCATTCAATATGCCGAATACGCAGACAGCTGGTGGAACCTCAGCTCAACCCTACGGCATGTATTTGCCGATGCCGACAGCAGGTCATCACAATATGATTCATCAACCAATCCATCAG
- the LOC105221344 gene encoding protein lingerer isoform X3, whose translation MSTQNRNSGGGRNQKKSNSGSGGGGGGDSALQTSAKKTDVSKTEKEKSHPKPTAEQLRIAQITNSNTSEDPQMREKVATLIEMTQRSEEEVCCALYECDNDLELAVVYLLETLPVGAFETSSKKKKNKAASSGQENAGGDGEWTDTNANTDRREKSRNRSSNRGGRGGTDSRGRGREARENERNLRDSRGGDDRNDNYRRREGGGGGGGVRSGGGRGGGYAGRGGRGGGRFGAGGRGTGGRGERGFNSRSGTNEDHHEVELWDNTIAQNAEKQQQQMQDDAWGDWDNEEYVGSLKDSKVFTTSNLPNQTAASVVSGGVSSISGVVSGGTSEISAPPGLEHHLGNSGLVGTSTSPQQQQQQGSHLNALVSNSVGIAGASPSGGNTNINDESSTVSSVVQSASASTTPMMQYSAAVTNTQLSQSQTLTQQQQQQPVLAGSSNLAATALSNTPYGSAADTFSNAATAAANLVQQVQQQQQQQQQPQGQIKASATLSVEQSQYFNSLTSQNAAAAAATTLQQQQQLPSTYAQNAAAVQYPTSYANVFGSAAVATATATSGLGVASADQTQLSGGVQQPQVRRARAKLPPPSKIPSTAVEMPGDTLNNIGYLDVQFGGLDFGTEDTFDALPEKFGAAVTIEGQQQQQQTQSQQQLVQSPQDVSTDYQNKNNVQQQQASLSAGLQSTQLGDALSTGYSQRGTAAVQQQQQQVVSGGNGVGVSVGGGSSSVGGTSNHTLDLSKSDPYGHSQSATNSTGYPTSAYQTSVSVANKTANAYQPSAAGQVYNSSSYANVQSSAANTYQPQSYGSYQQTSLNSYQQQQAAVNAQSGSNSVAGGGVNVGNSGSAAQNIPAVGGNGGNSNANNTNTGYLSTGYPTQQSAYQSSQSVYGGTGLSNSSGFTGSTNTSSSQYTNFSTSAKLKDAATASSGSHYESVSSSNVGSSSASTGNSTVSANSSTNPASSVNSNNSNVNSNSSSVAASNSVSSASSSNVNTNSSSTVSGGGSSGGSGGAGGSGAGGSSSSSNPASVVAAAAAAVSSSSNKTIASGMVPNIQMVSQYIQTGLPFYQQPVYSYEDMQMMQQRVPHVQGYYDLNYTPTSLGTGRDNLGSVAYSTMTDARFTRTDNNSSPVSNVSSTMSQQAGSGGPMLNVPFYYYGGSVMPGSFQYGTPAIYPQQIPAANTASGGQFAKPSYSTGYGSTSYDALSQASQDYTKGAYPSSVNQQTKSQNVANPPQTGTSSDITSSMYSKTHVALNKVNSYEKQNFHSGTPPPFNMPNTQTAGGTSAQPYGMYLPMPTAGHHNMIHQPIHQMDGRIHNSSRRDSNSTGQRQQTSSQSKSAAKQGYSPSYWTGQN comes from the exons atgagcACACAAAATCGAAATAGCGGCGGTGGTCGCAACCAAAAGAAATCAAATTCTGGTAGTGGAGGCGGCGGAGGTGGTGATTCTGCCTTACAGACATCAGCTAAGAAAACAGATGTCTCAAAGACAGAAAAGGAAAAGTCGCATCCAAAG CCAACTGCTGAACAATTACGCATTGCCCAAATCACCAATAGTAACACATCAGAAGATCCGCAAATGCGCGAAAAAGTTGCCACACTTATTGAGATGACTCAACGTTCCGAAGAGGAAGTATGTTGCGCTTTATATGAATGCGATAACGATTTGGAGCTTGCTGTTGTATATCTTTTGGAGACCCTTCCAGTG GGAGCATTTGAAACATCttcaaagaagaaaaagaacaaAGCTGCAAGTTCCGGGCAAGAAAATGCTGGAGGTGATGGAGAATGGACTGACACCAATGCAAACACCGACAGACGTGAAAAATCACGTAATCGGAGTAGTAATCGTGGCGGACGCGGTGGTACCGATAGCCGGG GGCGCGGCAGAGAGGCCCGTGAGAACGAACGTAATTTACGTGATTCACGTGGCGGCGATGATCGCAATGACAACTACCGGCGTAGAGAAGGTGGGGGAGGTGGAGGTGGTGTTAGGAGTGGTGGTGGCCGTGGCGGTGGGTATGCCGGTCGTGGAGGTCGTGGTGGCGGTCGATTTGGTGCTGGTGGCCGAGGCACTGGTGGTCGCGGTGAACGTGGCTTTAATTCTCGTTCTGGCACTAATGAAGATCACCATGAGGTGGAGTTATGGGACAACACCATTGCTCAAAATGCTGagaagcaacagcagcaaatgcAAGATGATGCTTGGGGTGACTGGGATAATGAAGAATACGTAGGTTCGCTTAAAGACAGTAAAGTATTTACCACAAGCAATTTGCCAAATCAGACGGCAGCAAGTGTGGTAAGTGGTGGTGTTAGTAGTATCAGTGGCGTTGTAAGTGGCGGTACAAGTGAGATATCGGCACCACCAGGATTGGAACATCACTTGGGCAATTCAGGATTGGTAGGCACTTCAACCTccccgcagcagcagcagcagcaaggatCTCATCTGAATGCGCTTGTCAGCAATTCAGTTGGTATTGCAGGCGCAAGTCCGTCTGGGGGTAATACCAACATAAATGACGAAAGCTCAACTGTCAGTTCAGTTGTGCAGTCTGCGTCGGCGTCTACAACTCCCATGATGCAGTATAGTGCAGCAGTTACCAACACACAACTATCCCAATCTCAGACACTGactcagcagcaacaacaacagccagtgCTAGCCGGTTCAAGCAACTTGGCTGCAACGGCTCTTAGTAATACTCCGTATGGCAGTGCAGCGGATACATTCTCTAATGCTGCTACAGCAGCTGCAAATTTGGTGCAACAagtacagcagcagcaacagcaacaacaacagcctcAAGGGCAAATTAAAGCTTCGGCAACACTTTCCGTAGAGCAATCTCAGTATTTCAATTCATTGACGTCGCAGAACGCTGCAGCCGCAGCTGCAacaacattgcaacaacaacaacagttaccATCGACGTATGCACAAAATGCGGCTGCCGTGCAATATCCAACATCATACGCAAACGTATTTGGGTCAGCTGCAGTTGCCACGGCAACAGCCACAAGTGGTCTGGGCGTAGCTAGTGCTGATCAAACGCAACTCTCAGGTGGCGTACAACAGCCTCAAGTGCGTAGAGCGCGTGCCAAACTACCACCGCCTTCGAAA ATACCATCGACCGCTGTTGAGATGCCAGGAGACACGTTGAACAATATCGGCTACCTGGATGTGCAATTTGGAGGCCTTGACTTCGGTACAGAAGATACTTTCGACGCTTTGCCAGAGAAGTTTGGTGCTGCTGTGACGATTGAaggtcaacagcagcagcaacaaacacaaTCGCAACAGCAATTGGTACAATCGCCACAGGATGTGTCAACTGATTATCAAAACAAGAacaatgtgcaacaacaacaagcatcatTGTCGGCAGGGTTACAGAGTACACAACTG GGTGACGCATTATCAACTGGCTACTCACAACGTGGTACAGCAGCtgtgcagcaacagcaacagcaggtTGTTAGCGGTGGAAATGGAGTTGGTGTAAGTGTTGGTGGTGGTAGCTCCTCTGTTGGTGGCACTTCCAATCACACATTGGATTTGAGTAAAAGCGATCCATACGGTCATTCACAGAGTGCTACTAACTCAACTGGCTATCCAACGAGCGCTTACCAAACTAGTGTGTCTGTAGCAAACAAGACTGCTAATGCTTATCAGCCATCCGCTGCCGGGCAAGTTTACAACAGCAGTAGTTACGCAAATGTGCAG TCCTCCGCGGCAAATACATACCAACCGCAATCGTACGGTTCGTATCAGCAGACTTCGTTGAATTCCTATCAGCAGCAGCAGGCGGCAGTGAACGCGCAGTCGGGATCGAATTCTGTAGCGGGAGGCGGTGTAAACGTTGGAAACAGTGGAAGTGCGGCACAAAACATTCCTGCAGTTGGTGGCAACGGCGGCAATAGTAAtgcaaa CAATACAAATACTGGATATTTGTCAACCGGCTACCCAACACAACAAAGCGCGTACCAGTCCAGCCAAAGTGTATACGGTGGAACTGGTCTCTCAAATAGTTCAGG GTTCACCGGTAGCACAAATACTTCGTCCTCTCAATACACTAACTTTAGTACAAGTGCGAAATTGAAGGATGCGGCAACAGCGTCTAGTGGTTCGCATTACGAAAG TGTCTCATCTAGCAATGTTGGCAGCAGTAGTGCATCAACTGGGAACTCGACAGTGTCTGCTAATTCGTCGACCAATCCGGCTTCGTCGGTTAACT CCAACAATTCGAATGTGAACAGCAACAGCTCGAGCGTGGCGGCAAGTAATAGTGTAAGCAGTGCTAGCAGCAGTAATGTGAATACGAATAGCAGCAGCACTGTTAGTGGCGGTGGCAGCAGTGGTGGTAGTGGTGGTGCTGGGGGCAGTGGTGCCGgtggcagtagcagcagcagcaaccctGCATCTGTAGTGGCCGCAGCAGCTGCGGCTGTTTCATCGTCTTCAAATAAGACAATCGCTAGCGGAATGGTGCCCAACATCCAAATGGTTAGTCAATATATTCAGACTGGATTGCCATTCTATCAGCAACCAGTTTATTCTTACGAGGATATGCAAATGATGCAACAGAGAGTGCCACACGTG CAAGGTTATTACGATCTCAACTACACTCCGACTAGTTTGGGCACCGGCCGAGATAATTTGGGTTCTGTAGCATATTCTACGATGACTGATGCACGTTTTACAAGAACGGACAATAATTCTAGCCCAGTTAGCAAt GTTTCAAGTACAATGTCACAGCAAGCAGGCTCGGGCGGCCCCATGCTAAATGTTCCTTTCTACTACTATGGTGGAAGTGTTATGCCTGGCAGTTTTCAGTATGGCACACCGGCAATTTATCCG CAGCAAATTCCTGCTGCTAATACAGCGTCGGGTGGTCAATTCGCAAAGCCTTCTTACAGTACTGGTTACGGTTCGACCAGCTACGATGCGTTGTCGCAAGCTTCACAAGATTACACAAAGGGCGCTTATCCGTCGAGCGTAAATCAGcaaacaaaatcacaaaatgTAGCGAATCCGCCCCAAACCGGAACAAGCTCGGACATAACATCGTCCATGTATAGTAAGACACACGTTGCGCTGAACAAAGTCAAT TcgtatgaaaaacaaaatttccattCGGGCACTCCGCCACCATTCAATATGCCGAATACGCAGACAGCTGGTGGAACCTCAGCTCAACCCTACGGCATGTATTTGCCGATGCCGACAGCAGGTCATCACAATATGATTCATCAACCAATCCATCAG